From Rutidosis leptorrhynchoides isolate AG116_Rl617_1_P2 chromosome 3, CSIRO_AGI_Rlap_v1, whole genome shotgun sequence, a single genomic window includes:
- the LOC139901511 gene encoding uncharacterized protein: MPIITDDDTNSPTHPLFLHQQDHPGLVLISKKLTGSENYSSWRRSMTIALNAKNKLQIVTGELTAPAATSNNRALWDRTNDMIISWMLNTITDQIGNSLSFVNSAADLWNELHENYSQLDGHRIYQISNDITQLKQIDCTVEVYYQKLKGLWDELDALESPYACTYKCTCENGKTNGERDQRKRLIQFLIGLDEAYSNIRGQILLLQPLLAVGKAYGMIRQEEKQRENTLKEPTSIALSSYSTNKSYNNSSSKWTSNKPATTYESKSPFKKGIFCGNCGLEGQNKEECYKIVGYPIGHPLYGRYKPPTKPHPHNKSVNLVTTDEQASTSTATTDLAMTARMDQLQNQLNQVLLMMQSTQSSTTEPPYTGSQPEDCTWHPL, from the exons ATGCCGATCATCACAGATGATGACACGAATTCACCAACTCATCCACTCTTTCTTCATCAACAAGATCATCCAGGTCTTGTTCTAATTTCAAAGAAATTAACTGGATCTGAAAATTACAGCTCCTGGAGACGCTCTATGACCATAGCTCTCAACGCGAAGAACAAACTCCAAATTGTAACTGGAGAACTTACTGCACCTGCTGCAACATCGAACAATCGAGCACTATGGGACAGGACTAATGATATGATCATATCCTGGATGTTAAACACCATCACTGATCAAATAGGTAATTCACTAAGCTTTGTGAACTCTGCAGCTGATCTGTGGAATGAATTACATGAAAATTACTCACAACTTGATGGACATCGTATCTACCAAATCTCCAATGACATCactcaattgaaacaaattgattgCACAGTGGAGGTTTACTATCAAAAACTCAAAGGTCTTTGGGATGAACTGGATGCTCTAGAATCTCCTTATGCATGTACCTACAAATGCACTTGTGAAAATGGCAAAACCAATGGAGAAAGAGATCAAAGGAAACGACTAATACAATTTCTTATAGGTTTAGATGAAGCCTATTCCAACATCAGAGGTCAAATACTCTTACTACAACCACTTCTGGCTGTTGGTAAAGCATATGGTATGATACGCCAAGAAGAAAAGCAGAGAGAAAACACACTCAAAGAACCAACATCAATTGCACTATCATCATACTCAACCAACAAATCCTACAACAACAGCTCATCAAAATGGACATCAAACAAGCCTGCAACTACTTATGAGAGTAAAAGTCCTTTCAAGAAGGGTATATTTTGTGGTAACTGTGGACTAGAAGGTCAAAACAAAGAAGAATGTTACAAGATTGTTGGCTATCCGATTGGTCATCCTCTTTATGGCAGATATAAACCACCAACTAAGCCACATCCACACAACAAATCAGTGAACCTGGTTACCACAGATGAGCAGGCTTCTACTTCAACTGCCACCACAGACTTAGCTATGACTGCCAGGATGGATCAGCTTCAAAACCAACTCAATCAAGTTTTGCTCATGATGCAATCAACACAAAGCTCTACAACTGAACCACCCTACACAG GATCACAACCAGAGGATTGCACATGGCACCCTCTTTAA